The nucleotide window aaatacccagaagaggaggaggattgGGGGGTGCAAACActcagtttttcatttcttttctagaCAAAAGTCGTGTATGTTGATGGTGAAAAGCTTAAGGTGATGATTTCACCTTTCACTGCTTTAAGAATCTGTGAGTGGATGGCCTGATGTAACTACAGGGGTCCCAAGTGCGGGTCAGGTGGGAACTGCTGAGTTGAAATATTTATAGGAAAACGCTTCTAACCTCAGGCCAGGTGCCTGGCCTTGGCTGCACTCCAGGCCAGCTCCTGGGCCAATTTTGGGAGCTTCCAAGCTAAGGAATTGAGGCACTGCTCCAGTGGGGACTTCAAACAAAATCAGTGTTAGTTCAGTCTCTCACTCTTGGAAGTAGCTTAAATATAGGGAATGCCAGAGGAATGTTGTGTCAGGaagttttccattaaaaagttAGACAGGGATACAGGTTCCTTCCGTTGGGTTTTTGGGATTTGGCATCATTTCACTGGATGCCActgggaagagcctggctccatttCCATCCTGTCTCCCATCAGGGATTGATAGAGATGGATACAATCCCATCTCTTCCCCATTCTCCTGCAGGAGCATCCATAGAAAAATCAGGATGTGCCTGTGCTGAACGTGAGAGTCCACCTGATGTCACTGTTCCTGCATGGCCCcaagagctgctccaagggaaaGGTGGCTAAAAACTCAGGAAAAACTCTTTATGCCCATGCAGttcttaatatttaaattcaaaataacaccaagctaaagaaaaacaaggcaagAACTGCTTTGAACTTGGTGTTGAAGGATTTAATGCCAACaagctgctccttctgcaggaGATTGATCTCCACTCAGGGCcatttatttcagctgcacCTCCCAGAGCAGGTAAAAGGAGTGAGGCTTCAGAAGGATTTGGGAATGTTTCCTGTAGCTCATTCCAGGACATAATCATGGAACAAAGAATCTTGTTGCTGTCAGAATCTGCATTTCCTCCTAAATACAGGACGGGAAGGTGGTTAAGACaagtcagaaagagaaaacgaAGTTTAGAACTGGTCAGGGTTTCAGTTCCATGACAAAACTGAAGCCTGATGGTAAAGCAAGAAACTGAAGGGATTTTGTGCAACTTGAATATTCAGCTTTCTCAAATGAAACCATTGTGGATGATACAAATCCCCAACAAGGACTGAAAGCCAATTTTAAACTCACCTGTGCTCAGTGAGAAACTCCTGAAGCTGTGAAATATTTGGTGGGGTGTGCACACGCTGCTGAGACTTTGTGCTCTGGGGATGGTGATTAACCCTTGGAGCTCTTCCTCAATTCCTGCCTTTTTGTAGGGCAGGGCTGAGATGGAAAGGCTGCAATTCTGAACCCATAACTGCGGCAATGAATTCCTGCAAAGGGATGAGAGCTTGGCAGAGTTAATCCAGCAGGAATGCAGGGGAAGAGAAAACCCTTGGAGTCCTTTGGAGTCCTGGGCTTGGCTTAGACTTTTCCTTAGAAGGTGAATGATCTCAGTGACAATAATCCAGAGTTTTAGGAGGCTGGAATCCTGCCTTTCCCACTCTAACAAGGTCAGCCTGACTTGAAATGCTTTGTGAAATGTGGGGAttcacagctgctccagggttTTTCCAAGCTGGATTTGACTTTCCCAAAGCACTTCCCATAGTATGGACATAAAGCTTCCAGAGGTGTCCCTGACAGGTGGGGTGCAGTAAGAAACCTCCACGATGTGTAATTCCAGAatccctgaggttggaaaagccctccaggatcatccAATCCAAGCGGTGCCTGATCCCCAtcttgtccccagcccagagcccttccttggacagttccagggatgggaactccaaatccccctgggcagcctcttccaaccctttccatgaggaaattcctgctgctgtccaccctgagcctcccatggcccagcctgaggccgttccctctcctcctgtccctgttccctgccagcagagcccgacccccctggctgccccctcctgtcagggacttgtgcagagccacaaggtcccccccgagcctcctttgctccaggaaATTCCCTAGACTCTGCCAGGATCCCAGATTATTTCATCTCAAAACTAAATTCTTTTAATGTAgatttagaattttttaaaataattttgcaacaATTGCCTGCACTTTATTTACACCCgaagccagcacagctctgctttagctggatgctccagctgctccctgaggtGGATCACACCTCTCCCGGGGGGGTTTTTGTCTGGTGATTCCAAAGGGATTGGAGCAGGGGCAGAAATCAAACATTCATTGAGTGCTCCAGCACCCCCAGACTGACATACCCTGAGAGaggagctctggcaggaggaagaggtggaaaagaagaggcagagccTTGGCCCCCTCAGGAAACATTCACCTTCCAAATTCTCTTTATCCCTGTAAAAAATAcctagaaaaaaatctaaatatatcCTTTTTTATGTAACATCTACACTCTATACTGGAAATGTCAGCAGGAGACAAAGAAGGAATTTGCTGTCACAGGGAGACTGGAACTCAACTGTTGCATGAAGCAGTTTCAGCTGAGCAGGAAAGTGAAGCAGAAACTTTCAGCCAAGCAGGACGGGGTGATTTAAGgccagctctggagcagcaaaCAAATCTGCTGGAAACTCAGCCCTGCTCTAACCAAATCTCTGCAAGATGGGAATGTCCTGTGGGATGCAGAGGCCGGGAAGTGCTGACAGGTTGATTTTACAAGCAGGATTTTCAGGCCAGGTAGTGAACAGCCAAGATAAGAACTGCAATTACACGTGGCCGTAAATAAAGCAAAGTGCAGACGTTGTAGTGCAAAACAAAGGCAGTAACAACGAGTATGAACTTCTCTTAAACTTCTAGAAACCCCTAAAGTGATCAGCAGCAGAGGGGGTAAAATTCCACTCTTGGCATTGATAAAACACAGATTGAAGTTTAATGGGAGATAAGGTGTGAAAGTCCTGCCATAATAATCCCTCCCAATGAGGATGCTGGGAATCCACCAGGATGTGTTCTGGCTGGAAACATCACAGGgctcctggggagcagcaggagcagtttGATTTTAGCAGCtggttcttatttttttctttagtttctgCTCTTGCTGAACCAGTGTGAGTTACGTTGTGCAatttaaatgtttccttttcaaatgTCAGGGATCTGGACGGTGCTGAGTGTCATCCTTGCATTCCTTTTTTAGTGCCACAGGACAGAAACTTCCCCTGGACAGACACAGCTGACCTTGGTGTCCTCAGAGAAGGGTGTGCAGGGAATATCCCATTTCCTGTTCCTCTTGACACGCTTCCCGCTTCAACCTTGCATTCATTAATTTAGGCTTGGAACATTTAGCATCAGGTGAGAAAAACTAAATGTTGTGGCCACTCAGTGcagcctgtggagctgggaCAAACTTTGCTGATGGAAAAAAGTGTGGAGAAACGTGGGAACAGTCTGTTccaccccaacaatcccaccctgggcatccctggcagtgctgtcccagtgctcctggagctctggcagcctcggagccgggaccattccctggggagcctgggcagtgcccagcatcCTCTGAGGGaaaaacctttccctgatacccAGCCTAACCctctcctggcccagctccagccgtgCTTGatcctgatcccattcccagctgaaCCTGCACAGGCCTGACCTGACAAATCCGGAGCTCCTTGGGCTCCTGGTGCTTCCAGCAGGAACCTGCCCAGGCAGACAGTGTTGGAAGCTCGAATGGCAGCTGGAATTTGGATGTAATCCTTTAAATCCTGGAGTCTtgggacaggcagagaaaagggtgtgaggaggaaaatgaaCCAGGAACTGTGGGGAGGTCCAGCTGCCACCTGGCCCCTTGTTTCCTCTGCTGGATTTTGGTGCTTTCCTGGCTCTCTCCcattcccccagcccagctgggatctggggatgggagcagagcagctccaccaGCACAATCTCaccccagctgctgcaaaagAGGCACCAGGCACTGGAGGCAACCACAAATACCAGGTGGGAAAGGCAGTGAGGAACACAAACAGGCCCAGGGTAAagttcctgctcctccagcctgaTGTGGGATTCCTGAATATCCATAAATGCTTGGGATGTCCGTGTGGAGTCCTCTGCTGGAACTGAGTGTgacctgctcctgccctgggctcacTCCCGGGCACATCTTGAGAAATAGATATTTACATATTGAGAAATAGATATTTTTCACCTGTAATGCAAAGTACTGCCTGTATTTCTCTGCATTAGAGACTGACAGGCTGGAAGAAAATCACTGTCTCCATAAATAGTCTAATGAGTgacataattaaaatattggGTGCTCCCCCTTCTGTTCCTAAACATCAGTAAATACAAATTATATTGATAAATATCAGTAAATATAATATACAGTCTAAGCATGAAAGCAAATCTACACTCATTGCTACTTCAACTATTACATTAATAAAACATCCAACTGGATTAAAGTTTGAAAGTATTAAATTGATGTTTTTTACAAACTTAGAGATACTTGGGCACTGTTAAAAGGCTTGTGAGTTTGAGCACAGCTGCCCTCATTTTCccagagaaattatttccatcTCCTACCTGATCTCCCCCTAATTATAAACTGGGAAAACAGCTGTGTTGAGGTGACAAATGACATCACGAATGTCTTCACCTTGTTTGTTGCCTCCTGTGACCAAGCCCCACTCCCTAAGTCACTGGATTGCCACCTACAACATCCCATTCTCTGGAAGGAGAGGGcattccaggagctgggaaaaagtCCCAAAACTCACCTCAGTGTGGGTGTGGAAGTGTGGATTTGTGTCACCCTGTGCGCCCTGCTCTACTCCCTTCATCTCCTGAGGATTCCAAACCCCAATTCTCATTCCCAAGCTCAtcccagtgcagctcctgcccactGTAGGAAGCTGGCAGCACAGGAATCTTGTGGTTTTAAGGCTAAAAAGACACGGAATTTGGAACAAATTCCAGTCAAACTCAGCACGTTATTTACAGTCCCAGGGGTTCATGTTTCAGACACTGCTCAACAGGGAGAGTGTAAAAGGTGGAAAGTAGGGAATAAAGggttaggaaaaaaaggagacattGTACTTTTACAGTTTTtaggggttttattttcagctgaaacCCTACCACAAGGGAATCTGTGGTTTCATGTTCCCTATGTGATACATGTCTTctaaaagcaaaccaaaaatgCTCTGTTTTTATAAAGCCCAAGAATCTGAGAATTTCATCATGATTCACAGCAGCACATCCTCACATTCTTAATGAATCAACTGCATTATTTGCATCATTATAACAAACCAGTCAAGTCATTCATTGTATAAAACAATCAAGGAGACTGAATAAATACTGAAATCATTCCATAAACACACAGCAAGCTCAGGGAAGCAGCTCCCACTCCTCCAGGATTTTTGTGTGCACATCTCTTCTGGCAGACAGGAACAAATCCACACCGTATCATTTCTCCAGATGAAAACTCTCCATGTCcaagcagctttccctggaataACAAAATCTTCAGGGAGGTTGTTCCTGTCCCAATCCCAGCTCTGTAATTCCAGTGGGTCATGAAAATTGAAAGCTCTTGAAGAAGCAAACAGTAAAAACAGGGATTGATTGGAGCTGTTTAGGCAAAATAATTCGCTGTTGGAGCAGAAcacaaagagagaagaaagcagagttTGTACCTGCTCCTGGACAAAAATGGGACGTTCAGGAAAACACTTCTTTCACCCCAAAGGCAGGTTGATGATGGTTTTACTTCACCACAGACAGAGCATTTTCCCGTGGGTTTCCCAGGaagctccagaggagctggaaggcCGAGCTGAGGTGGAAAGCCACGCAGACATAGGCAGTGTAGAGCAGCAGCCCGGCCATGGCCAGGTTGAAGGAGTAGAAGAGCAgcttctcccagggctccatcaGGTAACTGCAGGTGATCAGCTCGAACTGGCAGAAGAGCCAGTACAGGTAGCTCGGGGTGCTCCTCTTCACATCCATCCCCGCTTCCCAAAGCGTCCTGTGGGATAAAGGATGGGCAGGCATGGAAATGGGAACCTTACATTGCGCCAGCCTCACCAAGGAGGCTTCATGAGATCTTTTCTCATCCAAGAGTTGTGGCAATTCCATTCCCTGGGCCAAACTCTGCCAGAATTTCACCTTGCACTGGGTTACCCAAGACTCTGTTGGAGCAGcttaattaaaaatcactttaaaacctctctccttccccacctGTGGATTTTGATACAGAATTTGCTACAAGGATGATTTCTACCACTGCACACTGGATTTTATGTCTCGTGCTCCAGTCGCTGCTGGAAGTCCCAGGTGCAAACTGAGAGCGTGGAGAACACCACACATACAGAATTCCAATAAAAGGAAACCATATCCAGATTATCCAGctttttctgcagcagggaTTGAACTGATCTGTTGCTAGAATGAactattataataataatacatcTATACTATAtactatatattatatataatataatatatactGTATAAATGTAAAATTATCAGTAAtatacagatttattttaaagaataaatcaaTGCTAATAGCTACTGAGTGTTACATTAtgtcagcagcaggacacagaactgcagaggaaaagggaaaacaggatGATTTCACTTATTGGCACTTCCTGTCCTTTGGTAAATAAgaggaaacaaaccaaaaactcCGATTTCCCCACTTTTTAATTGGGAAATAAAGAACTCCCAGTGGTGTCAAGACCTGTGGAAAGAAATTTATCCCTCAGAAATTACATACATTTAACTCCATAGCTCCAGAGTGGGATTTTATCCTAAAAAGCCACTTCCCAAAGTTTTTAGACACATTTTGCTTCCATAGCTTCCccacctcttttctttctgacaggTGAGCTAAACAGATGCTTCTGTCGTTAGAAATATTACTAATTACTTTCAGCAATATCCTTATTAATACCCCATTTCTGCCCATGACATgctgtttttattaaatcagGTTACACCTGAGGCTCTTCCCATCAAATGCAGCACCAGGTGACTTTGAGGAAAGACTTTTCCTACGAAAAACTGGGCTTGTACAAAGCAGAACTCACCTGTCCTCGTGCCCCAACACGGCCGGGAAGCggatgctgcagagctctgctgccctgctcggggagcagctccctgtgtgGATGGAGAGGCAGAAACCAGGAGCTTTGATCCTCAATTACAGAGCGTGTCCTCTGCTCCCCGCCCTCCTCCTCGATTGCTGAAATCTCCTCTGGCCACAGGACTCTGATTTATGCAACAGGGCCAGCTCTGTCTGGCCCCACGCGCAGGACACGGGCACCTGGTTCTTGGAGCTGAGCCCAAGCTCAAGGACTGCGGCAGGGAGGAACACACCaggcaaaaaatatttacaattagTGCCTTCCCTAATTT belongs to Corvus moneduloides isolate bCorMon1 chromosome 10, bCorMon1.pri, whole genome shotgun sequence and includes:
- the LOC116449094 gene encoding serine palmitoyltransferase small subunit B-like, whose protein sequence is MDVKRSTPSYLYWLFCQFELITCSYLMEPWEKLLFYSFNLAMAGLLLYTAYVCVAFHLSSAFQLLWSFLGNPRENALSVVK